In a single window of the Phoenix dactylifera cultivar Barhee BC4 unplaced genomic scaffold, palm_55x_up_171113_PBpolish2nd_filt_p 000405F, whole genome shotgun sequence genome:
- the LOC120103791 gene encoding calcium-transporting ATPase 1, plasma membrane-type-like isoform X1, which translates to MGIKIRILIQVAKGSADVIIVDDNFTTIINVAKWGRVVDINIQKFVQFQLTVNVVALMVNFVSTCITGSDPLTAVQLLWVNKIMDMFGALALTSEPPSDELTERPPDGRGENFITRVMWSNIIGQSIYKLAVLGLLMFDGKQLLKIRGPGGDSVFNNFIFNTFVFCQVSIVTVCFK; encoded by the exons GTAGCAAAAGGGAGTGCTGATGTGATCATAGTGGATGACAACTTCACTACCATTATAAATGTAGCCAAATGGGGTCGTGTGGTTGACATAAATATCCAGAAGTTTGTACAGTTCCAATTGACAGTTAATGTGGTTGCTCTGATGGTCAATTTTGTTTCTACATGCATCACAG GGAGTGATCCACTTACTGCTGTCCAGTTGCTCTGGGTCAACAAGATTATGGATATGTTCGGTGCGTTAGCATTAACATCAGAGCCTCCAAGTGATGAACTAACGGAAAGACCACCTGATGGGCGGGGAGAGAACTTCATCACCAGGGTCATGTGGAGTAATATCATTGGCCAGAGTATATATAAGCTGGCTGTACTTGGACTTCTCATGTTTGATGGGAAACAACTGTTGAAAATCAGGGGTCCAGGTGGTGATTCAGTTTTCAATAATTTCATATTCAACACATTTGTGTTTTGCCAGGTATCCATTGTAACTGTATGTTTTAAGTAA
- the LOC103722848 gene encoding eukaryotic peptide chain release factor subunit 1-3-like, with the protein MADGHETDRNIEIWKIKKLIKALETARGNGTSMISLIMPPRDQISRVAKMLGDEYGTASNIKSRVNRQSVLAAITSAQQRLKLYNKVPSNGLVLYTGTIVTEDGKEKKVTIDFEPFKPINASLYLCDNKFHTEALNELLESDDKFGFIVMDGNGTLFGTLSGNTREVLHKFSVDLPKKHGRGGQSALRFARLRMEKRHNYVRKTAELATQFYINPSTSQPNVAGLILAGSADFKTELSQSDMFDARLQAKILNVVDVSYGGENGFNQAIELSSEILSNVKFIQEKKLIGKYFEEISQDTGKYVFGVDDTLKALEMGAVEILIVWENLDINRYVLKHSTSGEIIIKHLNKDQEANQNNFRDPVTSAELEVQEKTSLLEWFANEYRRFGCSLEFVTNKSQEGSQFCRGFGGIGGILRYQLDIRALDELSDGEYYEDSD; encoded by the coding sequence ATGGCTGATGGACATGAAACCGATAGGAATATTGAGATATGGAAGattaagaaattaattaaagcaTTGGAAACTGCAAGAGGTAATGGCACTAGCATGATCTCTCTCATCATGCCACCTCGTGATCAAATCTCTCGGGTTGCTAAAATGTTGGGCGATGAATATGGAACCGCTTCAAACATCAAAAGCAGAGTCAATCGACAATCTGTGTTGGCTGCCATTACCTCTGCTCAGCAGAGGTTGAAGCTTTACAACAAGGTTCCTTCCAATGGACTAGTTCTGTATACGGGTACCATTGTTACTGAAgatgggaaagaaaagaaggtcaCCATAGATTTTGAGCCATTCAAGCCAATTAATGCATCGCTGTATCTCTGTGATAACAAGTTTCATACTGAGGCACTGAACGAGCTTCTTGAATCTGATGACAAGTTTGGTTTCATAGTAATGGATGGAAATGGAACTCTTTTTGGCACTTTAAGTGGCAATACTCGAGAAGTGCTTCACAAGTTCTCCGTGGATCTTCCAAAGAAGCATGGAAGAGGAGGGCAGTCAGCATTGCGATTTGCTCGCCTTCGTATGGAGAAGCGTCATAACTATGTCCGCAAGACGGCTGAACTGGCTACGCAATTCTATATCAATCCTTCTACCAGTCAACCAAATGTTGCTGGGTTAATTTTGGCTGGTTCTGCTGATTTTAAGACAGAGTTGAGTCAGTCCGACATGTTTGATGCTCGCCTACAGGCTAAGATTCTCAACGTGGTTGATGTCTCATATGGAGGTGAGAATGGTTTCAATCAGGCCATTGAATTGTCGTCAGAGATTCTATCGAATGTCAAGTTCATACAGGAAAAGAAGTTGATAGGAAAGTATTTTGAGGAGATAAGCCAAGACACTGGAAAATATGTCTTTGGTGTGGATGATACACTAAAAGCTCTTGAAATGGGTGCCGTTGAGATCCTAATTGTGTGGGAAAATTTGGATATCAACAGATATGTGCTAAAGCACAGCACGAGTGGGGAAATCATTATAAAGCATTTGAACAAGGATCAAGAAGCAAATCAGAACAACTTTCGAGATCCTGTAACATCTGCAGAGCTGGAAGTGCAAGAGAAGACGTCTCTCTTGGAGTGGTTTGCGAATGAGTACAGGCGTTTTGGTTGCTCCCTCGAGTTTGTTACCAACAAATCTCAAGAGGGCTCCCAGTTTTGCAGGGGCTTTGGCGGCATTGGTGGGATCCTTCGCTATCAGTTAGATATTAGGGCCCTTGATGAGCTCTCTGATGGAGAATACTATGAAGATTCTGATTAG
- the LOC103722847 gene encoding probable glycerol-3-phosphate dehydrogenase [NAD(+)] 1, cytosolic yields the protein MVGTVERDRGSLRFNGSIHSSNGAEERLDELRRLLGKSDGDLLKIVGIGAGAWGSVFAALLQDAYGHFREKVQIRIWRRAGRTVDRSTAEHLFEVINSREDVLRRLLRRCAYLKYVEARLGDRTLYADEILRDGFCLNMIDTPLCPLKVVTNLQEAVWDADIVVNGLPSTETREVFEEISRYWKERITVPIIISLAKGIEAALDPVPRIVTPTQMIRCATGVPIENILYLGGPNIASEIYNKEYANARICGSDKWRKPLAMFLRQPHFIVWDNSDLVTHEVMGGLKNVYAIGAGMVAALTNESATSKSVYFAHCTSEMIFITHLLSEQPEKLAGPLLADTYVTLLKGRNSWYGQMLAKGELSPDMGDSIKGKGMIQGVSAVDAFYELLSQPSLSVLHPEENKPVAPVELCPILKTLHRILMKREVSTQAILQALRDETMNDPRERIEIARSFYRPSLLGQP from the exons ATGGTTGGTACTGTTGAAAGGGATCGTGGTTCTCTTCGCTTTAATGGATCTATTCACAGCTCCAATGGTGCTGAAGAAAGGCTTGATGAGCTCCGTCGCCTTCTCGGCAAGTCTGACGGAGATCTGTTAAAGATTGTGGGTATAGGGGCCGGCGCTTGGGGCAGTGTTTTTGCTGCTCTCTTGCAAGATGCTTATGGTCATTTTCGTGAGAAGGTTCAGATTAGGATATGGAGACGGGCCGGGAGAACGGTTGACAGGTCCACAGCAGAGCATCTATTTGAGGTAATCAATTCTAGGGAGGATGTTTTGAGGCGTCTGCTTCGACGTTGTGCATActtgaaatatgttgaagcaaggCTTGGGGATCGAACGCTGTATGCAGATGAGATCTTGAGGGATGGCTTCTGCTTGAACATGATTGACACACCACTCTGCCCGCTGAAGGTTGTGACGAATTTGCAAGAGGCTGTATGGGATGCTGATATCGTTGTGAATGGTTTGCCTTCCACAGAGACCCGCGAAGTGTTTGAGGAGATCAGTAGATACTGGAAGGAGAGAATCACTGTTCCAATTATAATCTCTCTGGCAAAGGGTATTGAGGCAGCTTTAGATCCGGTTCCGCGGATAGTAACGCCTACACAGATGATCAGATGTGCAA CTGGAGTTCCAATTGAGAACATTCTTTATCTTGGGGGCCCAAACATTGCTTCGGAGATTTATAACAAGGAATACGCTAATGCTCGAATATGTGGATCTGATAAGTGGAGAAAACCACTTGCTATGTTTTTGAGGCAACCACATTTCATTGTGTGGGATAATAGTGATCTTGTCACTCATGAAGTTATGGGTGGCCTGAAAAATGTATATGCTATTGGTGCTG GGATGGTAGCTGCTCTGACAAATGAGAGTGCAACTAGCAAATCAGTATACTTTGCCCACTGCACTTCTGAGATGATATTTATTACTCATCTCTTGTCAGAGCAGCCAGAGAAACTTGCTGGTCCATTGCTAGCTGATACCTATGTAACCCTTTTAAAAGGTCGCAATTCATGGTATGGTCAGATGCTAGCGAAAGGGGAACTGAGTCCTGATATGGGTGATAGCATCAAGGGGAAAGGGATGATTCAG GGTGTCTCTGCAGTTGATGCATTCTATGAGCTTCTCAGTCAGCCCAGCTTAAGTGTACTGCATCCTGAAGAAAACAAGCCCGTTGCTCCAGTTGAGCTGTGCCCCATCCTCAAAACACTTCACAGAATTCTAATGAAAAG GGAAGTTTCTACGCAGGCCATTCTTCAAGCATTAAGAGATGAAACCATGAATGATCCTCGTGAGCGGATTGAGATTGCACGAAGCTTCTACAGACCGTCTCTTCTTGGCCAACCTTGA